From a region of the Aythya fuligula isolate bAytFul2 chromosome 29, bAytFul2.pri, whole genome shotgun sequence genome:
- the LOC116499880 gene encoding olfactory receptor 14C36-like: protein MSNSSSITEFLLLAFADTRELQLLHFGLFLGIYLAALLGNGLILTAVACDHCLHTPMYFFLLNLALLDLGCISTTLPKAMANSLWDTRAISYSGCAAQFFFFLFLFSGEYSFLTIMAYDRYIAICRPLHYGTLLDSRACAQMAAAAWGSGVLNALLLTANTFSLPLCEGNAVDQFFCEVPEILKLSCSHFYFREVWVVMVGVSLASGCFVFILFSYVQIFRAVLRMPSEQGRHKAFSMCLPHLVVVSLFVITGIFAYLKPPIISYPVLDLVVAVLYSVMPPALNPLIYSMRNRELKCAVRKVISWMFVNIGKFPLFFQK, encoded by the coding sequence atgtccaacagcagctccatcacagAGTTCCTCCTACTGGCATTCGCAGACACACGGGAgttgcagctcctgcactttgggctcttcctgggcatctacctggctgccctcctgggcaacggcctcatcctcaccgcTGTAGCCTGCGACCActgcctccacacccccatgtacttcttcctcctcaacctcgctCTCCttgacctgggctgcatctccaccactctccccaaagccatggccaattccctGTGGGACACCAGAGCCATTTCCTACTCAGGATGTGCTgcacagttcttttttttcctgttcttgtttTCAGGAGAATATTCTTTTCTAACCATCATGGCTTATGACCGTTACATTGCCATCTGCAGGCCCCTGCACTATGGGACCCTCCTGgacagcagagcttgtgcccagatggcagcagctgcctggggcagtggggttCTCAATGCTTTGCTGCTCACTGCCAATACATTTTCACTGCCCCTCTGtgaaggcaatgctgtggaccagttcttctgtgaagttcctgagatcctcaagctctcctgctcacactTCTACTTCAGGGAAGTTTGGGTTGTCATGGTTGGTGTCTCTTTAGCAtctggctgttttgttttcattcttttttcttatgttcagatcttcagggctgtgctgaggatgccctctgagcagggacggcacaaagccttttctaTGTGCCTCCCTCACTTGGTTGTAGTCTCCCTGTTTGTCATCACTGGAATTTTTGCCTATCTGAAGCCCCCCATCATTTCCTACCCAGTCCTGGATCTGGtggtggcagttctgtactcagtgATGCCTCCAGCtctgaaccccctcatctacagcatgaggaacaggGAGCTCAAGTGTGCTGTTAGGAAAGTGATTTCATGGATGTTTGTGAATATTGGTAAATTTCCCCTATTTTTCCAAAAGTGA